CGCATCCACATGGCGCCGATCTTAGGATTGGTATTCACATCGACTTCATCTTGAAACACGGCGATCTCGTTGGCCGGCAGACTGGCTAAGAGCTGGCGCAGCACGCGTAACTTCTGTTCCTTCTGTGGGTCGCTCGGTCCCACAACGGGACACGGACGACGCCACACTACTTGTTCCTTGTGCAACCACCGGCGCACGGTTTCTTGGCTCACCTGCAATTCATAGGTCTCCAACAACACCAGTACCATTACCTGACAACTCCACCGACTGCGCAGAAACCCAAAGTCCCGCGGACTCCGCGTCAATATCCAGCTGGCCACCACTTCACTCCACCAACTGCCGGAGCGCGAAGCAGGAGGAGGCGTCCCTAACGCCGCTTGAATCCCCGCTCCCTCTACGCGCCGCTTCCACCGCGCAATCGTGCGCGTACTACAATACAACACCCCCGCAATCATCGCCCACGAATACCCATCCGCTAATAATAAGAGGAGGTGGGCACGTAAGCGGACGCGCTCATTCGCTCCTTTCCGGTACTGCTCCAACAAGGCTTGGCGCTCCCGCGCCGTTATGCGAAGATGCTCCTTGTCCATCGCTTCACCTCTTTAGGGTCTGACAAACTTTATCCATTTGCCATCCTAAGAGGTGAAGCACTTTCCGTCCAATGGGTTTCTATTTAGTGTTGGTGTCCCAGCAGTAAAAACGCTTCCAATTTGTGACAGCAAAATCGGTTCACTACCGCACGCACTTGCAGAGGTGAAAGGGAAGATTGGGGCGAGGTCAATCTTTGGTGCTCGGCCATTGTGATAATTCCTCACGGGTCACTCTGCAGAATCGTATGTCACCGGTTCTTGCGAAGCAACTAGCGACGAGGCGCGCAACTGCGTGTATTGGGAAGTGCAACAAGCGCTTGCAAGCAGATCGTAAACTACATAGAACACGGCTCCATATGAGGAGGGTGTTCTATGCCAGACTGGAAAGCGCCATCGCAGGCAGAGGTCGAAGGATACTTTAAGCGCCTCAATAATTGGGACCGTTGGGGAAAGGATGATGAACGTGGGACGCTCAATTTGATTACTCCCGAGAAACGCGCTACGGCTGTTGCTCTTGCTCGTAAGGGGCGGGTGGTGTCGGTGTCGCGCGACCTTACTGCGCAGTCACCAACACTAGATTATCACATGCTGTGTCCCGTGCGGCGCGGAGGGTCTAAGGCTGCGCTGGATTATTTTGGGCTGGTGTTCCATGGCCTGACCGTGACGCACATGGACGCGCTTTGTCATGTGGAGTTTCAAGGCCAACTGTATAACGGGCGCAGTTTTGAGGACAGCATTGTTTTCGGTGGAGCAGGGTGGGGCTCTCTCGATGTATGGTTTGATGGGGTGGTCACTCGTGGTGTGCTGCTCGATGTCGCGGCTGGACGCAGCGAAGGCTACGTCGATCTCGGCAAGCCGGTAACTCCTCCTGAGTTAGATGCGGCGGCAGCCCGCGCCGCAGTCAAAGTTGAACCTGGTGATGTCGTTGTTATTCGTAGTGGGCGCGAAGCGTACGAAGCGGCAAAAACGAGCCTGGCCTCTTCGATTTCTCCGCGCAGCTTTGCGGTCGATGCTCGTCCCGGTTTGCATATTGCCTGTCTCGAGTGGCTGCGTGAGCGTGATGTGTCTGCTGTGGCGTGGGATATGCTCGATGAATATCCGGTTGGCTATAACGGCATGGACTTCGGTGTCCATTTAGGAATTCCTTTTCTCGGATTGTGCTTGATCGATAATGTGTATCCCGAACGTTTGGTGGCCGCTTGTGCGGAAGAGAAGCGGTACGAGTTTCTCTTTATGGCGATGCCGTTGCGCCTCGCTGGTAGTACCGGCTCTCCGTGTCAGCCGGTGGCTGTTTTCTGAGGCAATGACAGTCGTGCGCATAGCGGACGCTACGTGATTGGAAGGAAAGAGGAAGAGTGAGGGACCGAAAGGCCAAAAACAACTGTGTGGATTCATTACCCTCACCCTAGCCCTCTCCCTGGCAGGGAGAGGGGATAAAACCGTGATGCCAGAATTTCATTGATGCTTGCTGAACGACAATGTTGATTGATGCATTTGCTCCTCATCCAGACGCAGTGGAAATCCATCGCATAGAGATTGCAGCGCCTGGAGCGACTGTCTACCAGGCGCTGTGGACCACTGACCTTGGCCAATCACCCATAGTGAGAGGATTGTTGACGTTGCGATCACTTCCCGCACGGATTTTACACAGGGAGTCGCGGCAACGTCCGATTCCGCAGTTGACGTTGCAGACCGTCATGACGGCTGGTTTTGGAAAGTTAGCCGAAGAGCCGGGACGAGAAATTGTTTTGGGAATTGCTGGACAGTTCTGGCGACCGACAGGGAACAGTCTGCCGTTCAATCGAGAGCACTTCGATGGTCCGGTACCACCGGGCCTGGCGCGGGCAGTCTGGAACTTCACGGTGCACGAGACGAAACCTGGTCACACATTGTTGTCAACCGAAACGCGGGTGGTGTGTGGCGATCCCGCCAGTAGGTTCAAGTTTCGCCTCTATTGGTTGCTCATCCGCCCGTTTAGTGGACTGATTCGACACGTGATGCTTCGGGCAGTACGGCGGGCGTGTCAAACACAAGAGGTCAGCGAACGGTGACTAATCGACAATAAGAAGTCGGAGGAAGACAAGTGCTGTCAGACTTAAGACAAGGAACAAAATGGCTCCGCTAATGATACCAAGATGTACAAGCGAGCGAGACAGTACGATCTGACGCAGCGCCTGCCTTTTCGTCAGGAGCAGCCATAAGCTGAGAATCCAAAGGATCAATAGCGTCAGCGCGATTGCTGACATGGATGCTCTTTTTGGTCCGGCTTCTTGACTGACTGCGAAGGCGGACTGATAGAGGTCAGGTCCGATGCCGAAACGTGATGCGTCCTCGGCTTAAATCATACGGCGAGAGTTCAACCGTGACGGTGTCACCCGGAAGAATCTTGATATAGAATTTACGCATCTTCCCAGAGGCATGGGCGAGCACGGTCACCTTATTTTCCAGTTGCACTCGGAACATTGCGTTGGGGAGTGTCTCAAGGACGGTACCTGTAACTTCGATTCCTTCTTTTGCCATTAGTCTGGCTGGTAGCGCATCTCAGGTATTCCGTCAAGAGCTACGCCTTTGCTTGCGGAACTGCGTTGCTTTTTTGCCGGTTTCATACTACCATGCGCGCGCATCGGGACGAGGATTGTGTAGTGAAGATTGCCGTTAAAGACATCAAGCCATCGCCGACAGAAATCCACTTCGTGGAAGGGGTGCAGGAGCTGAACGACCTTGTGACGCGTGGCGGTGACGGAGACTATCGCTTCGCGGCACCGATGCAGGTTGCGCTGTGCCATTTCCGTTCAGGTGATGATCTGTGGTTTTCTGGGACGTTACGCAGCGAATTGGTCGGCCAATGTGGGAGGTGCTTAGAAGAGTACCCGCTTCCGCTGCATCGCGAGTTTTCTCTCATGCTAAGCCCAAACCGTGATCTTGAGCGCGAACAGGAACTCACTGCTGATGAGTTATCGGCCAGTTTTTATAACGAGGAAGAGGTTGACCTCTCGGCGCTTGTGCATGAGGAGACACTTTTGGCTTTGCCAAGCCGTCCCTTGTGTCGAGACGATTGTCGGGGGCTCTGTTCGCAGTGCGGGATTAACCTTAATGTGGAATCCTGCGAGTGCCGTCCAGTGTGGAAAGACCCTCGCCTTGCTGTTCTCTCGAACTTGCGGTTACCGCCCCAGCGATAACACCAATACGCCTGTATCCTCATTATCCATGCCGTGACGCTACATCTGTTATTTTCTATAAGGAACGAATATGGGTCTGCCGAAACGTAAAACATCTCAGTCAAAACGCAATAAACGCCGTGCCCACGATGCGCTTACGGCACCACAATGGGCAACTTGCACGAATTGTGGTGAGCCTGTCCTTTCTCATCGCGTGTGTGCCAAATGTGGCTATTATCGTGGTAGACAGGTGATGGAAATCGCCGAAGCCGAGTAAGTGGGAACGGTACGTCGTCACTCGACGTGCGCTCTACCATCCGGCTTGAGAACTCGCTTAAACACCATTACAGTCCAACATCATGTTTATTGCGGTTGACGCCATGGGTGGCGACCACGCCCCCGCTGCGGTAGTGGAGGGTGCGCTACACGCGGTCGAGGAGTATGGCACTCCTGTCCTTTTGGTTGGTGATCAAGAGGCGATTCGTCGGGAACTTGATCGCATCGGTGGGCAAGAGTCTTCACTCTTAGTGATTCGCCATGCCAGTGAAAGTGTAGAGATGGGGGAATCACCGATTGCTGCGCTACGCGGCAAACCGGATTCTTCGCTGCGTGTGGCAGTACAAGCAGTGAAAGCTGGGGAAGCGGGGGCCGTACTCAGTGCCGGCAATTCTGGCGCCATGCTTGCCCTGGCTGTGACTATTCTGGGGACGCTCAAAGGAGTTGATCGGCCTGCGATCGTGACAGTGATCCCGACGCTTGGCGGTCATGCCTGTCTACTTGATTCAGGAGCAAACACCGAATGTAAACCAATCCATTTCGTGCAATTTGCCTTGATGGGAGAAGTTTACGCGCGACTCGTACGCGGGATTGCCTCCCCGCGTGTTGGCGTACTGAGCAACGGTGAGGAAGATTCGAAAGGAACAGACCTGACTCGCGCGGCTCACGCCATGCTGAAGAAGGTGGCTATCAACTACATTGGGTATGTGGAAGGCCGTGATCTCAATAATGGTGAAGTTGATGTCATCGTTACAGATGGCTTTACTGGCAATGTGGCATTGAAAACTCTCGAAGGGTTTGCCCACTTCCTGCAAGGACAGTTACGTACAGTCTTCTCATCTGGGATACGTGGCAAGTTGTCATACTTGATGATTCGCAAAGCGTTTGGCAATTTGCGAGCGAGTCTCGATCCCGCAGAGGTCGGTGGCGCTCCCCTCCTTGGTACCGACGGCCTGGCAATTATTGCGCACGGCGCGTCATCTCCTAAGGCCATCAAAAATGCCATTCGTGTGGCTGATGAGTCGTTGCGCCAAGATATTAACCGTCAAATCGTTGAGAGTATACAGGCCCTTCCCCCTGAAGTTGCGCTTGCTCAACCTGAGCAGAAAAGTGGACGCAGAATTTGGGCACAAATTAAAGAACGCTTCCGTCATGCGCGAGAAAGCCATGACGCTCCACCAGCGTCTGAACCGCCAGCTGGAGAGGAGAAGAAAAAAGAATGAATCGCTCGATTGCTCTCCTATTCCCAGGACAAGGGTCCCAAGCTGCAGGGATGGGGAAAGCCCTTGCCCAGCAGTTTCCAATCGCAGCGCAGGTATTTGCTGAGGCCGATGCTGCTCTCGGTTTCTCCCTATCGCAGATGTGTTTTGCGGGACCAGACGATGATCTGAAACTCACGACCAATGCGCAACCGGCGATCGTTGCGACCAGTATCGCCGCTCTTCGCGTATTGGAACAAGAGACCGGAGTGCAGCCAGCCTATGTTGCTGGTCATAGCCTTGGCGAGTATTCAGCGCTGGTTGCCGCTGGAGTGCTTACGCTGGCTGATGCAGTGCGCGTCGTACGTGAGCGCGGACGACTGATGCAAGAAGCGGTGCCGGTCGGGGTGGGGGCGATGGCTGCGCTCTTTAATCTTTCGGCAGAAGAGGTTGTTGCTGTATGTGCTGAGGCTGCCCAAGGTGAAGTTGTTTCCCCTGCCAATTTGAATGGTGGTGGGCAGATCGTCATCGCTGGCCATGCGAGTGCAGTCAAACGTG
This Deltaproteobacteria bacterium DNA region includes the following protein-coding sequences:
- a CDS encoding helix-turn-helix domain-containing protein, translating into MDKEHLRITARERQALLEQYRKGANERVRLRAHLLLLLADGYSWAMIAGVLYCSTRTIARWKRRVEGAGIQAALGTPPPASRSGSWWSEVVASWILTRSPRDFGFLRSRWSCQVMVLVLLETYELQVSQETVRRWLHKEQVVWRRPCPVVGPSDPQKEQKLRVLRQLLASLPANEIAVFQDEVDVNTNPKIGAMWMR
- a CDS encoding cyclase family protein — translated: MPDWKAPSQAEVEGYFKRLNNWDRWGKDDERGTLNLITPEKRATAVALARKGRVVSVSRDLTAQSPTLDYHMLCPVRRGGSKAALDYFGLVFHGLTVTHMDALCHVEFQGQLYNGRSFEDSIVFGGAGWGSLDVWFDGVVTRGVLLDVAAGRSEGYVDLGKPVTPPELDAAAARAAVKVEPGDVVVIRSGREAYEAAKTSLASSISPRSFAVDARPGLHIACLEWLRERDVSAVAWDMLDEYPVGYNGMDFGVHLGIPFLGLCLIDNVYPERLVAACAEEKRYEFLFMAMPLRLAGSTGSPCQPVAVF
- the infA gene encoding translation initiation factor IF-1 produces the protein MAKEGIEVTGTVLETLPNAMFRVQLENKVTVLAHASGKMRKFYIKILPGDTVTVELSPYDLSRGRITFRHRT
- a CDS encoding DUF177 domain-containing protein, which encodes MRAHRDEDCVVKIAVKDIKPSPTEIHFVEGVQELNDLVTRGGDGDYRFAAPMQVALCHFRSGDDLWFSGTLRSELVGQCGRCLEEYPLPLHREFSLMLSPNRDLEREQELTADELSASFYNEEEVDLSALVHEETLLALPSRPLCRDDCRGLCSQCGINLNVESCECRPVWKDPRLAVLSNLRLPPQR
- a CDS encoding 50S ribosomal protein L32 translates to MGLPKRKTSQSKRNKRRAHDALTAPQWATCTNCGEPVLSHRVCAKCGYYRGRQVMEIAEAE
- the plsX gene encoding phosphate acyltransferase PlsX; the encoded protein is MFIAVDAMGGDHAPAAVVEGALHAVEEYGTPVLLVGDQEAIRRELDRIGGQESSLLVIRHASESVEMGESPIAALRGKPDSSLRVAVQAVKAGEAGAVLSAGNSGAMLALAVTILGTLKGVDRPAIVTVIPTLGGHACLLDSGANTECKPIHFVQFALMGEVYARLVRGIASPRVGVLSNGEEDSKGTDLTRAAHAMLKKVAINYIGYVEGRDLNNGEVDVIVTDGFTGNVALKTLEGFAHFLQGQLRTVFSSGIRGKLSYLMIRKAFGNLRASLDPAEVGGAPLLGTDGLAIIAHGASSPKAIKNAIRVADESLRQDINRQIVESIQALPPEVALAQPEQKSGRRIWAQIKERFRHARESHDAPPASEPPAGEEKKKE
- the fabD gene encoding ACP S-malonyltransferase, yielding MNRSIALLFPGQGSQAAGMGKALAQQFPIAAQVFAEADAALGFSLSQMCFAGPDDDLKLTTNAQPAIVATSIAALRVLEQETGVQPAYVAGHSLGEYSALVAAGVLTLADAVRVVRERGRLMQEAVPVGVGAMAALFNLSAEEVVAVCAEAAQGEVVSPANLNGGGQIVIAGHASAVKRAVAGAKARGAKRAVELAVSAPFHCALMKPAADGLAKVLESISVHAPKAQVIANVTADVNADPQRVKDLLVQQVTAPVRWEESMQKLHTLGCSAAVEVGPGKVLAGLLKRIVPDLTCVSVGDPTTLAEAQGVIA